The Exiguobacterium aurantiacum DSM 6208 genome includes a window with the following:
- a CDS encoding ATP-binding cassette domain-containing protein — MHWLSSEDTRDVEEWMASVGAKAVRLDEPLAGRVASLVIGDDALQGSEVVALLQIDHLMNKRFDECSSGERQLVRIAHALTNRPQALVLFEPFRHLDRYRREHLTMLLERLAKLNVKIAYTERARETGTPPSFSVISSRGEGTIDVRDVSYRHPLQPVYAVEHVTFASDGPGLTAFIGSNGSGKSTLLELMAKSVRPLQGKLKLSSRPVYLPPEEEYGPFPEAPKRRVEQLKAVLVSEAPLFLLDEPTVGLTDQERAGFLNALVEKSRTACLICATHDAAILAAADRIVALSNGRVVFDGTYELFLERSMVWSLSSSLS, encoded by the coding sequence ATGCACTGGTTATCATCCGAGGATACACGAGACGTTGAGGAGTGGATGGCATCGGTCGGAGCGAAAGCCGTGCGACTCGATGAGCCGCTCGCCGGACGGGTCGCCTCGCTCGTCATCGGAGACGATGCACTCCAGGGGTCCGAAGTCGTAGCGCTGCTCCAAATCGATCACTTGATGAACAAACGTTTTGATGAGTGTTCGAGCGGAGAGCGGCAACTCGTCCGCATTGCCCATGCGTTGACGAATCGACCGCAAGCGCTTGTGCTGTTCGAACCGTTCCGTCATCTCGATCGCTATCGACGGGAACATTTGACGATGTTGTTAGAGCGGCTTGCAAAGCTCAACGTAAAAATCGCTTATACCGAGCGGGCCCGGGAGACGGGGACGCCCCCTTCGTTTTCGGTCATCTCGTCGCGGGGGGAAGGTACGATCGACGTTCGCGACGTCTCCTATCGTCACCCGCTGCAACCGGTCTATGCCGTCGAACACGTCACGTTCGCGTCGGACGGCCCGGGTTTGACAGCGTTCATCGGTTCGAATGGCAGCGGCAAGTCGACGCTTCTTGAACTGATGGCGAAAAGCGTAAGACCGCTTCAAGGGAAACTGAAGCTGTCGTCGCGTCCCGTCTATCTTCCGCCCGAAGAAGAATACGGACCGTTCCCGGAAGCACCGAAGCGACGTGTCGAGCAGTTGAAGGCGGTGCTCGTTTCTGAAGCCCCGCTCTTTCTTCTCGATGAGCCGACCGTCGGCCTGACCGACCAGGAGCGAGCGGGTTTCCTCAACGCCTTGGTCGAGAAAAGCCGAACAGCGTGTCTCATCTGTGCGACCCACGACGCGGCGATACTCGCTGCCGCTGACCGGATCGTCGCCTTGTCGAACGGCAGGGTCGTGTTTGATGGCACGTATGAACTGTTTTTAGAACGGAGTATGGTATGGTCACTTTCATCGTCGCTGTCTTGA
- a CDS encoding DUF4430 domain-containing protein: MKRLLTFSLLIPLLTGCADSTSTGTDGDCAVEPTVSVYNAATEETLFHEKSVCLEAGATVLDALQATELDIESVGSGDMTYVTAIDGVEEKSAGQSSGWVYAFNGSPGDEGAGAKEVESEDIIQWRFEEDAISFFE; the protein is encoded by the coding sequence ATGAAGCGATTACTCACGTTCAGTTTACTCATTCCACTTCTGACAGGCTGTGCTGATTCGACATCGACCGGCACGGACGGCGACTGTGCCGTCGAACCGACCGTCTCCGTCTACAATGCGGCGACAGAAGAGACGCTGTTCCACGAAAAGAGCGTCTGTCTTGAAGCAGGTGCCACGGTCCTTGACGCCTTGCAAGCGACGGAGTTGGACATCGAGTCGGTGGGCAGCGGGGATATGACGTACGTCACGGCAATCGACGGCGTTGAAGAAAAATCGGCCGGTCAGTCGTCAGGTTGGGTGTACGCCTTTAACGGCAGCCCAGGGGACGAAGGGGCCGGCGCGAAAGAAGTCGAGTCAGAAGATATCATTCAATGGCGGTTTGAAGAAGATGCAATTTCTTTCTTCGAATGA
- a CDS encoding aromatic acid exporter family protein: MKIGSRTLKTAVAAGIAMLIAETIHLDYYVFAAIIAILSIQETRKKSFRASYERVMASLLAIGMGALMFTLLGYSPATLTLYFVMFIPLVQQLKLQDGMITSVVILTHLYTEGRFSINLFINELLLIAIGVGVGLVVNMYMPTLDKEIERIKDNIDRALAVYFYDIAACVETGIYNDHAMMLLKTRDYLKQGKDLALRRMGNSIGKRNEDMDYLYFRMRERQYDILKRIVDNAREITLVVDEAKPVATFLRLVGDNVNERADASAFLRELEATIEHYRKNVPLPTSREEFEVRSSLLNILSDVKSYLILKERYILLLKEHGHARQHRAEQKD, translated from the coding sequence ATGAAAATCGGGTCACGCACGCTAAAGACGGCGGTCGCCGCCGGCATCGCGATGCTCATCGCCGAGACGATTCATCTCGACTACTACGTGTTCGCGGCGATCATCGCCATTCTCAGTATTCAAGAGACGAGGAAGAAGTCCTTCCGTGCGTCTTATGAACGAGTCATGGCGAGTCTGCTCGCCATCGGGATGGGAGCGCTCATGTTCACACTGCTCGGCTATTCACCAGCCACGCTTACACTTTATTTTGTCATGTTTATCCCGCTCGTACAACAGCTCAAACTGCAGGACGGGATGATCACGAGCGTCGTCATCTTGACCCATCTGTACACGGAAGGCCGATTCTCGATTAACTTGTTCATCAACGAACTGTTGTTGATCGCGATCGGGGTCGGGGTCGGTCTAGTCGTCAACATGTATATGCCGACGCTCGACAAAGAAATCGAGCGCATCAAAGACAACATCGATCGGGCGCTCGCCGTTTATTTCTATGACATCGCCGCCTGTGTCGAGACCGGGATCTACAACGACCATGCGATGATGCTATTGAAGACACGCGATTACTTGAAGCAAGGGAAAGACCTCGCACTTCGGCGGATGGGCAATTCGATCGGCAAACGAAATGAAGATATGGACTACTTATACTTCCGGATGCGCGAACGGCAATACGACATTTTGAAACGAATCGTCGACAACGCCCGCGAGATCACGCTCGTCGTCGATGAGGCGAAACCGGTCGCGACGTTCCTTCGGCTCGTCGGAGACAACGTCAACGAGCGGGCTGACGCTTCTGCGTTCCTGCGGGAGCTAGAAGCGACGATCGAGCACTATCGAAAAAACGTACCTCTCCCCACGTCACGTGAGGAATTTGAGGTACGTTCGTCGCTGTTGAACATTTTGTCAGACGTAAAAAGCTACTTGATTTTAAAAGAGCGTTACATTCTGCTCTTAAAAGAACATGGCCATGCTCGACAACACCGTGCTGAGCAAAAAGATTGA
- a CDS encoding M20/M25/M40 family metallo-hydrolase produces the protein MVNETRVLDTFLGLVGIDSETKEEAVICEHLKAVFTDLGCDVYEDDASSKTSHAGNNLIVTLPATKEGVDPIYFTAHMDTVTPGKGIKTSIKDGYVVTDGTTILGADDKTGLTAMIELVRVLKEEMIPHGQIQFVITVGEESGLVGAKVLDLSKIEAKFGFALDSDGPVGDIIVAAPTQAKVNAKIYGKTAHAGVAPEKGVSAIQIAAKAIAKMKLGRIDDETTANIGRFEGGRATNIVCDYVEVLAEARSLLHDKMEAQAEAMKQAYVETAAALGGRAEVEIDIMYPGFKFEEGDEVVEVAKAAAASIGRPTRILHSGGGSDANVIAGGGIPTVNLGVGYEEIHTTNERMPLVELYKIVEYVVEIVKHVATPNKP, from the coding sequence ATGGTAAACGAGACACGGGTGCTCGACACCTTTTTAGGATTGGTCGGCATCGATTCAGAGACGAAAGAAGAAGCGGTCATCTGTGAGCATTTGAAAGCCGTGTTCACTGACCTCGGTTGTGACGTATATGAAGATGACGCGTCGTCGAAGACGAGTCATGCGGGGAACAACTTGATCGTCACTTTGCCAGCGACGAAAGAAGGCGTGGACCCGATCTATTTCACGGCCCACATGGACACGGTCACGCCAGGGAAAGGCATCAAAACGAGCATCAAGGACGGCTATGTCGTCACGGACGGGACAACGATCCTTGGAGCGGATGACAAGACCGGGCTCACAGCGATGATCGAACTCGTGCGCGTCTTGAAAGAAGAGATGATCCCGCACGGTCAAATCCAATTCGTCATCACGGTCGGTGAAGAGTCAGGACTCGTCGGTGCCAAAGTGCTCGACCTCTCAAAAATCGAGGCGAAATTCGGTTTCGCACTCGATTCGGACGGACCGGTCGGCGATATTATTGTGGCGGCTCCAACCCAAGCGAAAGTGAACGCAAAAATTTATGGGAAAACAGCCCACGCCGGCGTCGCACCGGAAAAAGGTGTCTCGGCTATCCAAATCGCAGCGAAAGCGATCGCCAAGATGAAACTCGGGCGCATCGACGACGAGACGACAGCGAACATCGGCCGTTTCGAAGGGGGACGCGCGACGAATATCGTCTGTGATTACGTCGAGGTGCTCGCCGAGGCGCGCTCTCTTCTTCACGACAAGATGGAAGCTCAAGCGGAAGCGATGAAACAAGCGTACGTCGAGACGGCGGCTGCACTAGGGGGACGTGCCGAAGTCGAGATCGACATCATGTACCCAGGTTTCAAGTTCGAAGAAGGCGACGAGGTCGTCGAGGTCGCAAAAGCGGCTGCCGCTTCGATCGGTCGTCCGACGCGCATCCTTCACTCGGGCGGCGGATCTGACGCGAACGTCATCGCCGGAGGCGGCATTCCGACCGTCAACTTGGGCGTCGGCTATGAAGAGATTCATACGACGAACGAACGGATGCCACTCGTTGAACTGTATAAGATCGTGGAGTACGTCGTCGAGATCGTCAAGCACGTCGCCACACCGAACAAGCCATAA
- the rnz gene encoding ribonuclease Z has protein sequence MKLHFLGTGSGMPSKQRNVSGLALTLPKQTWLIDCGEATQHQMLHTSLKPRKVSAVWVTHLHGDHVFGLPGFLSTRSALAGTEPLTLYGPKGIKQWLDVTLKVTGSYLGYPLTIIEYKDGDEFLQDGHRVTVKKLEHRFPSYGFRIEAPIRPGTLLVDKVRALGIPNGPIYGQIKQVETFEFEGKTYNAKEYVTEPVRGAVVAVLGDTVPCANAELLARDADVLVHEATFMGAESKLARQYGHSTTIEAASLAVAARVGQLIVTHISARYQGRESEFAAEVEAAFPNSQVAVDFYEFTVGD, from the coding sequence ATGAAGTTACATTTTTTAGGAACTGGCTCTGGTATGCCGTCGAAACAGCGCAACGTTTCCGGCCTTGCGCTGACGTTGCCGAAACAGACGTGGCTGATCGATTGTGGGGAGGCGACCCAACACCAAATGTTGCATACGTCGCTGAAACCGCGCAAAGTGTCGGCCGTCTGGGTCACCCACCTTCACGGCGACCACGTCTTTGGATTGCCGGGATTCTTGTCGACCCGCTCGGCGCTTGCCGGGACGGAACCGCTCACGCTCTATGGTCCGAAAGGCATCAAGCAATGGCTCGACGTGACGCTCAAGGTGACCGGGTCTTATTTAGGGTATCCATTGACGATCATCGAGTATAAGGACGGAGACGAATTTCTCCAAGACGGCCATCGCGTCACGGTGAAAAAACTCGAACACCGTTTTCCGTCGTACGGGTTTCGAATCGAGGCACCGATTCGCCCAGGGACGCTCCTCGTCGACAAAGTGAGGGCGCTCGGTATCCCGAACGGACCGATTTACGGTCAAATCAAACAGGTTGAAACGTTCGAGTTTGAAGGGAAAACGTACAACGCTAAAGAATACGTCACAGAACCGGTCCGAGGCGCGGTCGTCGCCGTGCTCGGTGACACGGTGCCATGTGCCAACGCCGAACTGCTCGCGCGTGACGCGGACGTACTCGTCCATGAGGCGACGTTCATGGGCGCCGAGTCGAAGCTTGCCCGCCAATACGGACATTCGACGACGATCGAGGCTGCCTCGCTCGCGGTGGCGGCTCGCGTCGGTCAATTGATCGTCACACACATCTCGGCGCGGTATCAAGGCCGGGAATCGGAGTTTGCGGCAGAAGTGGAGGCCGCTTTTCCGAATAGCCAAGTAGCAGTCGACTTCTATGAATTCACAGTGGGGGATTGA
- a CDS encoding SDR family NAD(P)-dependent oxidoreductase codes for MTKTALITGASTGIGLDLAVLAARDGFDCILVSRNEPRLHELKKVLEKRYRVNVHVFALDLSEHNAATRLTSAIEDAGLTVDFLINNAGFGTAGEFIDLDPEVEAEQVRLNVNALTELTKAYLPDMVRRNYGYVLNVASVAAFQPGPYMAVYYATKAYVLSLTEALHAEVKDTGVHVSVLCPGPTDTGFFNRAGSEMMVSKMPSHLVAFFGYKGVMNNKRVVIPGVSNQLLVAAAKLMPRAISLEILRRFQKPTDAAVEQVPTP; via the coding sequence TTGACAAAAACCGCCTTAATCACTGGAGCCTCGACCGGAATCGGGCTCGACCTTGCCGTCTTGGCGGCACGGGACGGATTCGACTGTATTCTCGTTTCTCGCAATGAGCCCCGTTTGCACGAATTGAAAAAAGTACTCGAAAAAAGATATCGCGTCAACGTGCATGTCTTCGCCCTCGACTTGTCCGAACATAACGCCGCCACACGCCTGACAAGCGCCATCGAAGACGCCGGCCTGACCGTCGACTTTTTAATCAACAACGCCGGGTTCGGCACCGCGGGAGAGTTTATCGACCTTGATCCGGAAGTCGAGGCCGAACAGGTCCGCTTGAACGTGAACGCGTTGACTGAATTGACGAAAGCCTATTTGCCGGACATGGTCCGCCGCAACTATGGGTATGTGTTAAACGTTGCTTCGGTCGCGGCGTTCCAACCTGGCCCTTATATGGCGGTCTATTACGCGACGAAAGCGTACGTCCTCTCTCTCACCGAAGCGCTGCATGCCGAAGTGAAAGATACAGGCGTCCACGTCAGCGTCCTCTGTCCCGGACCGACCGACACGGGGTTCTTCAACCGGGCCGGCAGCGAGATGATGGTCTCGAAGATGCCATCGCACCTCGTCGCCTTCTTCGGCTACAAAGGCGTCATGAACAACAAGCGCGTCGTCATTCCAGGCGTATCGAATCAGCTGCTCGTCGCTGCTGCGAAACTGATGCCGCGCGCGATCAGCCTTGAGATTTTACGACGTTTCCAAAAACCGACCGACGCAGCGGTCGAACAAGTACCGACCCCATAA